The following are encoded together in the Pectobacterium wasabiae CFBP 3304 genome:
- a CDS encoding glucan biosynthesis protein G, protein MLSVSAVPAWAFSIDDVAQQAEKLSQKGFEAPKSNLPAQFRDMKFADYQQIRFNNDKSYWNNIQTPFKLQFYHQGMYFDTPVKVNEVTATTVDEIKYSPEYFDFGSVNHDAEAVKNLGFAGFKVLYPINKADKNDEIVSMLGASYFRVVGKGQIYGLSARGLAIDTALPSGEEFPRFREFWIERPKPNDKHLVIYALLDSPRAAGAYRFTVYPGRDSVVDVQARVFLRDKVGKLGIAPLTSMYLFGPNQPSPTLNYRPALNDSNGLSIHAGNGEWIWRPLNNPKHLSVSTYAVENPKGFGLLQRGRDFAAYEDLDDRYDLRPSGWVEPKGEWGKGKVELVEIPTADETNDNIVAFWTPDVLPEAGKPLDIKYRLHFTRDEDQLHSPDVAYVQQTRRSAGDVKQSNLIRQPDGTIAYIVDFVGPNLKELDENAPVASQVSIGDNGEIVENNVRYNPVTHGWRLTLRLRVKDAKQPIEMRAALVNGETTLTETWSNQLPANE, encoded by the coding sequence ATGCTGTCTGTAAGCGCAGTGCCTGCTTGGGCATTCTCTATTGATGATGTGGCACAGCAGGCTGAAAAACTGTCACAAAAGGGTTTTGAAGCGCCGAAAAGTAATCTTCCTGCGCAATTTCGTGATATGAAGTTTGCGGACTACCAGCAAATTCGTTTCAATAACGATAAGTCATACTGGAATAATATACAGACGCCCTTCAAACTACAGTTTTACCATCAGGGGATGTATTTCGATACCCCGGTGAAAGTTAATGAAGTCACGGCGACAACGGTTGATGAGATTAAATACTCGCCTGAGTATTTTGATTTTGGTTCCGTTAATCACGATGCTGAAGCGGTTAAAAATCTCGGCTTTGCGGGTTTTAAAGTTCTCTATCCAATCAATAAAGCAGATAAGAACGATGAAATCGTCAGCATGCTGGGTGCCAGCTACTTCCGTGTGGTAGGCAAAGGCCAGATCTATGGTTTGTCTGCCCGTGGCCTGGCTATCGATACTGCGTTGCCTTCCGGCGAAGAGTTCCCTCGTTTCCGAGAATTCTGGATTGAACGTCCAAAGCCGAATGATAAGCATCTGGTTATTTATGCACTGCTGGATTCTCCACGTGCCGCTGGGGCTTACCGCTTTACCGTTTATCCGGGGCGTGACAGCGTAGTAGACGTGCAGGCTAGAGTCTTCCTGCGTGACAAGGTAGGCAAACTGGGTATTGCTCCACTGACTAGTATGTATCTGTTTGGGCCGAACCAACCGTCGCCGACGCTGAACTACCGTCCGGCGCTGAACGACTCTAACGGTTTGTCAATTCATGCCGGTAATGGTGAATGGATTTGGCGTCCGCTGAATAATCCGAAGCATCTGTCCGTGAGCACCTATGCGGTAGAAAATCCGAAAGGGTTTGGTCTGCTGCAACGCGGCCGTGACTTCGCTGCCTATGAAGATCTTGATGACCGCTACGATTTACGTCCAAGCGGTTGGGTTGAACCGAAAGGCGAATGGGGTAAAGGAAAAGTTGAGCTGGTTGAAATCCCTACTGCGGATGAAACCAACGACAACATCGTTGCTTTCTGGACCCCTGATGTGTTGCCGGAAGCGGGCAAACCACTGGATATCAAATATCGTCTGCACTTTACGCGCGATGAAGATCAACTGCATTCCCCGGATGTTGCCTATGTTCAACAAACTCGCCGTTCTGCCGGTGACGTCAAACAATCTAACCTGATCCGCCAGCCTGACGGCACGATCGCTTATATTGTGGATTTTGTTGGACCGAATTTAAAAGAGTTGGATGAGAACGCTCCGGTAGCCTCTCAGGTCAGTATTGGCGACAACGGCGAGATTGTAGAAAATAATGTTCGCTATAACCCGGTAACTCATGGCTGGCGTCTGACGCTGCGTTTGCGTGTGAAAGATGCGAAACAGCCGATTGAAATGAGGGCTGCGTTGGTTAATGGCGAGACGACATTGACTGAAACCTGGAGCAATCAGCTACCTGCTAATGAATAA
- the mdoH gene encoding glucans biosynthesis glucosyltransferase MdoH, producing the protein MNKSTSSLDYIEKLPLPAEQAEVLREKLPQAAWNDQAVLHQALSEGSQPEGNQVNVQAEDDVALRSVQARLGMAWSDGLDNGKQLGTDREGRTALKAMPVITRASMFPDVWRTNPLIRWWESLLGRTVPPRPHYSPEEKISENRWRLVGTIRRYILLALTLFQTAIATWYMKTILPYQGWALIDPFEMAGQPWTRSLMQLLPYVLQSGILVLFAVLFCWVSAGFWTALMGFLQLLIGRDKYSISSTTAGDEALNPEHRTALIMPICNEDVERVFAGLRATYESVEATGNLEHFDIYVLSDSNDPDICVAEQKAWMELCRDVGGAGRIFYRRRRRRVKRKSGNIDDFCRRWGNQYSYMVILDADSVMSGECLSSLVRLMEANPNAGIIQSSPKASGMDTLYARCQQFATRVYGPLFTAGLHFWQLGESHYWGHNAIIRVKPFIEHCALAPLPGEGSFAGAILSHDFVEAALMRRAGWGVWIAYDLPGSYEELPPNLLDELKRDRRWCHGNLMNFRLFLVKGMHPVHRAVFLTGVMSYLSAPLWFMFLVLSTALQVVHTLMEPQYFLQPRQLFPVWPQWRPELAIALFSTTLVLLFLPKLLSVILVWAKGAKEYGGAFRVFLSLLLEMLFSVLLAPVRMLFHTVFVVSAFLGWSVQWNSPQRDDDATPWSEAFVRHGSQLILGLVWAIGMAWLDLRFLWWLSPIVFSLILSPFVSVYSSRAVLGLGCKRAKLLMIPEEFNPPRELVATDEYCRLNHQRRLDNGFMQAVFDPSVNALASAMATARHRFSRAIEDVREQNVRDVLNRKPEEVSNNQRLALLSDPVTISRLHYHVWQKPEAYTAWVESYQKLPIPHIKG; encoded by the coding sequence ATGAATAAGTCAACTTCTTCTCTCGATTATATTGAGAAACTTCCTCTGCCTGCTGAGCAGGCAGAGGTTCTTCGTGAAAAGTTACCGCAAGCGGCCTGGAACGATCAGGCCGTTTTGCATCAGGCTTTGTCTGAAGGTAGCCAGCCTGAAGGTAATCAGGTTAATGTTCAGGCCGAGGATGATGTTGCGCTGCGTTCCGTGCAGGCACGTCTTGGCATGGCTTGGTCTGATGGTTTGGACAATGGTAAGCAACTTGGCACAGACAGAGAAGGACGGACGGCATTAAAAGCGATGCCCGTCATTACCCGTGCTTCGATGTTCCCCGACGTCTGGCGGACTAACCCGCTGATTCGCTGGTGGGAAAGCTTGCTAGGTCGGACTGTGCCACCTCGCCCTCATTACAGCCCGGAAGAGAAAATTTCCGAAAACCGCTGGCGTCTGGTGGGAACCATTCGGCGCTATATCCTGCTGGCGCTGACGCTGTTCCAGACTGCAATTGCAACCTGGTACATGAAAACCATCCTGCCGTATCAGGGCTGGGCGCTTATCGATCCGTTTGAAATGGCGGGTCAGCCTTGGACGCGCTCGCTGATGCAACTGCTGCCTTATGTGCTACAAAGCGGGATACTCGTTTTGTTTGCGGTGCTGTTCTGCTGGGTATCGGCTGGGTTCTGGACGGCGCTGATGGGGTTCCTGCAACTGCTTATCGGTCGAGACAAATACAGTATCTCTTCCACAACAGCAGGTGACGAAGCCCTGAATCCGGAGCATCGAACGGCATTGATCATGCCGATCTGTAACGAAGACGTAGAACGTGTGTTTGCGGGGTTACGTGCGACGTATGAATCTGTTGAAGCGACGGGCAATCTTGAGCATTTTGATATTTACGTCCTGAGCGACAGTAACGATCCTGATATCTGTGTGGCTGAGCAAAAAGCTTGGATGGAGCTGTGTCGTGATGTTGGCGGAGCAGGGCGCATTTTCTATCGCCGCCGCCGTCGCCGCGTCAAACGTAAGAGCGGTAATATTGATGATTTCTGCCGTCGCTGGGGTAACCAGTACAGCTATATGGTGATTCTGGATGCCGATAGCGTCATGAGCGGCGAATGTCTGAGTTCTCTGGTCAGACTGATGGAAGCGAACCCGAACGCCGGTATCATCCAGTCCTCGCCGAAAGCTTCAGGTATGGATACGCTGTATGCGCGCTGCCAGCAGTTTGCGACGCGTGTTTACGGCCCGTTGTTCACCGCCGGTCTGCATTTTTGGCAATTGGGTGAATCGCATTACTGGGGACATAACGCGATTATCCGTGTTAAACCGTTCATCGAGCACTGTGCACTAGCACCGTTGCCGGGTGAAGGTTCGTTCGCCGGAGCGATCCTTTCTCACGACTTCGTTGAGGCGGCGCTGATGCGTCGTGCCGGATGGGGGGTGTGGATCGCATACGACCTGCCGGGAAGTTATGAAGAACTGCCGCCTAACCTGTTAGATGAACTGAAACGTGACCGCCGCTGGTGTCATGGCAACCTGATGAATTTCCGGTTGTTCCTGGTTAAGGGGATGCATCCTGTTCACCGTGCAGTTTTCCTGACTGGCGTAATGTCTTACCTGTCGGCACCGCTGTGGTTTATGTTCCTGGTGCTCTCTACTGCGTTGCAGGTTGTGCATACGCTGATGGAACCTCAGTACTTCTTGCAGCCGCGACAACTGTTCCCCGTTTGGCCACAGTGGCGGCCAGAACTGGCTATCGCACTCTTCTCTACAACATTGGTCCTGCTGTTCTTGCCAAAGCTGTTGAGTGTGATTCTGGTGTGGGCAAAAGGCGCAAAAGAGTACGGCGGCGCTTTCCGGGTATTCCTTTCCCTGCTGCTGGAAATGCTGTTCTCGGTTCTACTGGCACCGGTTCGTATGTTGTTCCACACGGTGTTTGTTGTCAGCGCGTTCCTTGGCTGGTCAGTGCAGTGGAATTCTCCACAGCGTGATGATGATGCGACACCATGGAGTGAGGCATTTGTACGCCATGGTTCCCAGTTGATTCTGGGGCTGGTTTGGGCGATTGGCATGGCATGGTTAGATCTGCGCTTCTTGTGGTGGCTGTCGCCGATTGTTTTCTCACTGATTTTATCGCCGTTTGTGTCGGTTTATTCAAGCCGTGCGGTATTAGGGCTGGGTTGTAAACGAGCAAAACTGCTGATGATACCGGAAGAGTTCAATCCACCGCGTGAACTGGTTGCTACGGATGAATATTGCCGATTGAACCACCAGCGTAGGCTTGATAACGGGTTTATGCAGGCCGTCTTCGATCCGTCTGTTAACGCCCTTGCCAGTGCAATGGCGACGGCGCGTCATCGGTTCAGTCGGGCGATTGAGGACGTGCGCGAGCAAAATGTACGTGATGTCTTGAATCGTAAACCGGAAGAGGTAAGCAATAATCAGCGTCTGGCGTTGCTTAGCGATCCCGTTACGATATCGCGCTTGCACTACCACGTGTGGCAAAAACCGGAAGCGTATACGGCATGGGTTGAGTCTTATCAAAAACTTCCCATCCCTCATATCAAAGGCTAA
- a CDS encoding Kdo(2)-lipid IV(A) acyltransferase, whose product MTQIPSFNHSLLHPRYWLIWLGIGILYLIVLLPYPIIYRIGCTLGYLAMRLLPQRVKIAARNLELCFPEMPQIERDALVRKNFESVGMGVVETGMAWFWPNWRLERWFTVTGLEHIRPENEREQGVLLIGLHFLTLELGARVFGMHNPGVGVYRPNDNKLIDWLQTWGRLRSNKSMIDRKDLKGMIRALKQGDIIWYAPDHDYGPRSSVFAPLFAVDTAATTRGSYMLIKTARPAIIPFVPCRLPEGKGYELRIQPAEQSAPVDSEIVTAAWMNKVVEKNILLAPDQYMWLHRRFKTRPEGEPSLY is encoded by the coding sequence ATGACACAAATCCCTTCTTTTAATCATTCATTGCTACATCCACGTTATTGGCTCATCTGGTTGGGAATCGGCATCCTTTACCTTATCGTCTTGCTACCCTACCCCATTATTTATCGTATCGGTTGCACTCTCGGCTATCTGGCGATGCGCCTGCTGCCGCAACGAGTCAAGATCGCCGCCCGCAATCTTGAACTGTGTTTTCCTGAGATGCCGCAAATTGAACGTGATGCGCTAGTCAGGAAAAACTTCGAATCTGTCGGCATGGGAGTGGTTGAAACCGGTATGGCCTGGTTTTGGCCAAATTGGCGTCTCGAACGCTGGTTTACGGTCACAGGCCTTGAGCACATACGCCCAGAGAATGAGCGAGAACAAGGGGTATTACTCATCGGACTGCATTTTTTAACGCTAGAACTTGGTGCACGAGTTTTTGGCATGCACAACCCGGGTGTCGGCGTGTATCGTCCAAATGATAACAAGTTGATTGACTGGTTACAGACGTGGGGCAGACTGCGCTCCAACAAATCCATGATCGATCGAAAAGATCTTAAAGGCATGATACGCGCCCTCAAACAGGGTGACATCATCTGGTATGCCCCAGACCATGACTATGGCCCACGTAGCAGCGTATTTGCCCCTCTGTTTGCAGTAGACACTGCGGCCACAACCCGCGGTAGCTATATGCTGATAAAAACAGCACGCCCGGCAATTATCCCTTTTGTACCGTGCCGATTGCCTGAAGGAAAAGGTTATGAACTGCGGATCCAGCCTGCTGAGCAAAGTGCGCCGGTAGACAGCGAAATCGTGACGGCAGCCTGGATGAATAAGGTTGTTGAAAAGAATATTCTGCTCGCACCGGATCAATACATGTGGCTGCATCGCCGTTTCAAAACCCGCCCAGAAGGCGAACCATCCCTTTATTAA